The Osmerus eperlanus chromosome 20, fOsmEpe2.1, whole genome shotgun sequence DNA segment aggcaaacattgtaaagcgctttgagtgccgctaaggtagaaaagcgctatataaatgcagtccatttaccatttaccatGTGATACAAATGATGCAGCAACAGCAGGCCCAAATGCAGGCTACCCAGGCCATGCTCCTTCAGCAGCAGCAAGGGCAAGCATTGCTTGCTGTAATTGAAAGATTAACCAAATAGTGATTCAGTGATTCAATTTAAGAGGTAATGTCTGAAGCACTAGATATGTAGCATCTGTCAGCTGTGCTTTTGATGAAAGCAATGTTATTACACTTTATGTACACTGTAAATTCTACTTGTGAACACTTTGGCTGGTGTCTTACAAATCTTGTTGACATTTGATATCATGTTGGTTACTTTTAGAAACATGTCAGGCAacttgtgttttctttttttctcttgcaGTGAAACTGGACTGGAGCATATTCAGTGTCTTGCCATCCTGCTCTAATTGAAAAactcacaaaataaaataaataaataataataaaataaataataatataaacaaaTCATTTTGAGATGACCGATGtttaataataaaacaaaatattatACATGCATGTCGGGACATTGCTCTTTATTAAGGTGAGATCTTATAGTCTTGCTACTATAACATGTCTTGATTAACAATTAAATACAATTTTATACTACAATCTTATCATTATATATATTCACACTAATACCATAAAAATGTCAAAGGTGTATAGAATTTAgtaatttatttcaatggaTTTGTGGGTTAAGGCTTTAGCCTTAGTTAACATATGCACTCGACAGAGAGTAAATAATTCATGAAAAATAGTCCAGAATGTGTGGAGGAtccaatttaaaaaatgtggatGTCTGATTACCATACAGGCAAGTGAGTGCATTTCTTAATAAAGCAGATACAATGTTTGCCTACGCTACTCAACCCAATTTTTAAATTTTTCTTAAAGTCCATGAACTTAAAATAATTGGCGATGTCTCCAAACATCCACTCTACAGACACTCTCACTTCACTCATGCATTTGTTGAATGCCATCATCTGGGGAGTGAGATTGACATTTCTGAATGGGGCCTGGAGGTGGACACGCAGTGGATATGCAGGATCTCCATATAGGCACATTGGATGGCCGGCTGGGGACACTGCATGCTGTTCCATTACAGGTAGTAAACCAGAGTCTGCTAAAAGCCCTGAATCATGTTTCCTTCCCTCTGCAAAACAAAATAGGTATTATTTATTACATCAAACTCAGCATTAGGAGTAGgcctaaatgtgttttttttctgtaacACTTTGTCACATAAGTCAGGGAACTTACCTACTGGACCATGTAGGTGGGCAATTAAGCCATTTGGGATGGCAACTGCCTGGAACTTCAAGCTATGCACTCTTTTGTGGCCATTGTACATCACCCGCTGGTTCATTCCTGGTCTGGCGATAGGTCGTACTGTGCCGTCTATGAAGCCAAAGCAGTTGTCCAGTGGTGCGCCCATTTGTTGTATGCAGTCAGCATATGTTTGCAAAGCAACTGGGTTTAAAATTGTAT contains these protein-coding regions:
- the LOC134040830 gene encoding uncharacterized protein LOC134040830, which produces MLLKKLTYPCRYSDMMQRFGQRPVPVLCMATNCVLDFIYDVHHRRITEWNNTILNPVALQTYADCIQQMGAPLDNCFGFIDGTVRPIARPGMNQRVMYNGHKRVHSLKFQAVAIPNGLIAHLHGPVEGRKHDSGLLADSGLLPVMEQHAVSPAGHPMCLYGDPAYPLRVHLQAPFRNVNLTPQMMAFNKCMSEVRVSVEWMFGDIANYFKFMDFKKNLKIGLSSVGKHCICFIKKCTHLPVW